GAGGTGGCCGACGAGGCGGTGCAGGCTGTCGGGGATCAGGCGGGGTATCCGGTCCGGAGCCGCGGCGAAGCCGGCGAGGCGCATCAGGTGCGCCTCCTCGTCGTCGGAGAGTCGCAACGCGCGGGCCAGAGAGGCGCACACCTGCGCCGATGGCGTGGCGGCCCGGCCCTGTTCGAGACGGGCCACGTATTCGGTGGAGATCCCGGCCAGCGCCGCCAGCTCGCCGCGCCGTAGCCCGGCGACCCGGCGAGGGGACGCGTTCGTGAGCCCGACCGCGGCCGGGTCCGTGCGATCCCGCCAGGCCCGCAGCACAGCTCCGAGATCATTCATCATCACATGGTCCGCCATTCGTCGAGCGGGCTGGGTGGTACCAGCGGTACGCGGAAGATCTGTGTCTTCCACCACGGCGACCCCGCCCTTCAGGATGGGGATCATGAGCAGAGTGACCAGAATGAACCATATTGGTGTGCCAGTCAGCGATCTGGCCCGGTCGGTGAGGTGGTACGAGGACGTCCTCGGCATCGCGCCGAACGGCGTGACGATCTCGGCCTCGAACCCGGCGATCGGTGCTGTCGTCGAGGTCGAGAACGCGTCGATGCGGGCATCGTTCGCGCTGGCCGGTGACAACGTCCTCCTGGAACTCATCCAGTACGACAGCCCGCAGCCGAAGCCTTTCACCGGACGCAACAGCGACGTCGGGGTGATGCACCTGTGCTTCGAGGTCGACGACCTCGAGGCGGCGCACCGCGATCTGGTGGAGCGAGGCGTGCACGTCAACGCCGATCCGGTGGTGCTCCAGGACGGCGACGGCGTCGAAGCGGGGGCGCTGGCCGGCACGAAGATCCTCTATCTGCGCGACCCCGACGGCATCCAGCTGGAGTTGTTCGAGCTGCCCTCGTAGCCGCGTCGGCCCTCCGGGCCTCAGCCGACGGACGGGCAGGCGGCCGACCGCCTGCCCGTCCGTCGCCCCGCGATCCCGGTGAGCACCCGGCCGAGAAGCAGGCCATCGTCGACCGGCACGGTCCGTCATCGACGGCCAGGGCGACGGCCGCGCGGGGCCGCACCCGCGGCTACGCAGTTGTCGCCGATGCGACGACACCACCCACCACGAAACGGTTGTCCCATGAGGCGTCGTGCGGTGCTGAAGGCATTCGGGTGGGGAATCGGGGGCGCGGTCGCCCTGGGTGGCGGAGGCTTCGGCGCCTACTACCTGAGCGCGAAGCGGGACACCGTCGGGAAGATCGCCTTCGACACGGCACTGTCGATTCCCGCCCTGGCCGAGTCGAGGACGGACGCCTCGGGGACCCGTGTCTTCACCCTCGACATCCAGCCGGGCGAGACCCGGTTCAAGGCCGGGAAGGCCACCCGCACCTGGGGTGTGAACGGCACCTACCTGGGCCCGACGATCCGGGCTCGACGCGGCGAGCGGATCGAGTTCGCGGTGCACAACGGCCTCGACGAGGAGACCTCGCTGCACTGGCACGGCATGCACCTGCCGGCGGTGATGGACGGTGGCCCGCACCAGACGATCGCGGCCGGGGCGACCTGGGAACCGCGATGGACGATCGACCAGGCCGCCGCGACGCTCTGGTACCACCCGCACGTGCACGGTGCGACCGCCGACCACATGTACCGGGGCCTGGCGGGCCTGTTCATCGTCGACGACGACCGGGTCGAGGCGCTGAACCTGCCGTCGGACTACGGTGTCGACGACGTCCCGATGATCGTCCAGGACCGCGCGTTCGACGGAGACCAGCAGTTCGAGCAGCGGGAACCACTGGCGGGCTCGCTCGGGGTGATCGGCGACGAGATCCTCGTCAACGGCACGATCGGGCCGTACTTCGACGTCACCACCCGGCTCGTGCGGCTGCGGCTGCTGAACGGTTCCCACGCGCGCCTGTACCACTTCGGATTCTCCGACGACCGGCGTTTCTCGCTCGTCGCCACGGACGGTGGCCTGCTCGCCGCGCCGTGGGAGACCGACCGGCTGTACCTCTCGCCGGGGGAACGCGCGGAGATCGTGGTGGCCTTCGAGCCGGGAGAGCGGGTCGAGCTGCGTTCCTATCCGGCGGAGCACGGCGGGGTGCTGGGACGGCTCGACGGCTTCGACGACCGCTTCGACATCTGCCAGTTCCGGGCCGCGGATTCGCTGTCCGGCGACGCCGCCGTGCCCGCCGTGCTCGGCGTCGCCCCGGACCTCGCCGCCCGGCCGGTCGCCCAGGAGCGTTCCTTCGTGCTCGCGTCGAACCGGATCAACGGACGGTCGATGGCCATGGACCGCATCGACTTCGGGGTCCGGGAGGGCACCGTGGAGGTGTGGGAGGTCACCAACGACAACGGGTATGTGCACAACTTCCACGTCCACGACGTCCAGTTCCAGGTGCTGACGGTCGACGGCAGGGCGCCGGAACCACCGCTGCGCGGCTGGAAGGACACCGTCCTGCTCGTTCAGGGGAAGCGGTACCGGCTGGCGCTGCGCTTCCGGGACCACACCGACCCGAACATGCCGTACATGTACCACTGCCACCTGCTCGCCCACGAGGACGACGGCATGATGGGCCAGTTCGTCGTCCTGGGCGAGGGCGAGCAGGTCGGCGTCCCACCGGGCCACCACCGGCACCCGTGATCAGGGCACCAGGATGACTTTGCCGGCGACGGTGCGGGACTCGGCGAGCATCAGCGCCGACGCGGCCTCGGCCAGCGGGATCTCCGCGGCGATCTGCGGGTGGAGGACGCCGTCGGCGAGCAACCGGAACACCTGGGTCAGGTCCTCGGCCAGGTTCCGCCGGAAGGTCGCCAGATCGCGGTGGCCCGCCCAGAAGTTGTAGAAGTAGGCGCTGCGGTGGTTGGGCAGGGTGTGCCAGAGCTTCAGCTGCGCGAACAGCTTCAGCACGGGCAGCCGCGAGTTGCCCGTCTCGTCCTTCGTCGCCGCCGTGCCGTAGGACACCAGCGTGCCGCCCTTGCGGAGCAACTGCCAGGACCGTTCCACGCCGGGGCCGCCCACGTGGTCGAACACCGCGTCCACCCCGTCCGGCGCCAACGCCCTGATCCGCTCGTACATGCCCGGGTCGCGGTAGTCGACGGGGGTGGCGCCCAGCGCGCGTACCGCGTCGTGGTGTCGCGTCGACGCGGTGCCGATCACGCGGATGCCGGCGTGCCGGGCCAGCTGGACGAGCGTGGAGCCGACCCCGCCGTTGGCCCCCAGCACGACGATGACGCCCCCGGCGCGGACCGTGGCCAGCCGGTGCAGCATCTGCCAGGCGGTGATGCCGTTGACGACCACGGTCTCCGCGGCGGCGGGGGACACCCCGTCCGGCACCGGGACCAGGTCGGCGGCCTCGATGAGCACATGGGTGGCCCACGCGCCGATCTTGGTGACGGCGGCGAACCGGCGTCCGGTCAGGCTCGCGTCCACGCCGGGCCCGCCGGCGGTGACGGTGCCGACCAGGTCGTACCCGGGTACGAAGGGGAACGGCGGCTGGTCGTAGTACTTGCCCCGGCGCATCTGCTGTTCGGCGAACGACACACCGGTCGCCGCCATCCGCAGGACGACCTGTCCCGCAGCCGGCGCAGGCAGCTCGCGGGTGCGCACCTCCAGCCCGGTCGGGTCGACCACGCCCGGTAGGACTATCTCGGTCGTGCTCGTGGTGACGGCGTTGGTCATGACGGCATTCCTCCGGTCAGCGGTTGTCGTTGGGTCCCAGCGCCCCGCGGTGCCAGGTGTGCCAGCCACGGCACAGCAGGTAGCCGGCGATGGTGGTCGTCGAGACGAGCCCGTCGGCGATCAGGGTCAGGAGTGCGTTCGGGACGTCGAGGATGAAGGCGGCCTGGATGGTGACCGCGATCTTGTGGATGAGCAGGAGTTCCCACATGCCGCGTTGCTTTCGGGGTGCGAGGGCCAGCATGGCCCACATTCCGGCGAAGACGATGTAGGCGCAGGTGCGCCAGTACTCGGTCAGGATCAGGTCGTCGGAGAGGCCGCCGAGGCGGTAGACGCCGTCGACGAACGGCACCAGGGTGGCGGCTGCCGTGATCGCCATCAGGATGCGGCCGGTCCGATCCTGCCAGCGAGGCGGCGCCGCGGCCGGCGCTTCTACGGCGACCTCAGTGTGGGCTGTCATGGAACTCTCCCGTTTGCTCGATCATCTGTGGGCAGACAGGGAGACCATCCGTCACCGGCGTTCGGCCTCGCATCGGTGGGAATTGCGTAGCCGCCCGCGTGGTCCGGGGCGCTCCGGGTATGACCTCCGGACGTCAGGGGCGGAGTTCGAGCGGGTTCACACTCTCTGAAGCGGCCATCGCGTCCTCATCTCCTTCTCTGACTTGGTCGTCTTGACGGATCGACGCGATGGCCGTCTCTCATCTACGCAACACGCCCAACACGGGCAAGTCGTACACCACTCCCGTGGACGCAACCGTTTCGTCTGTTAGCTGGCGGAACGATCGTGGGATGCTCTCGTGTGCCGTGGTTGCGGCATGGAGCCGATGACAAGGACGAGTGAACTTTGGTGATCCATCCCGACGACCTGCCCCGGTGGCGGCGCAAGCTCGATCAGATCGAGGCGGCCGTGGACCTCGACGAGGAAGTGAAGCAGCGCTGGGCCAAGGCGGATGCGCTGCGGCCCACCCGAGATGCCGAGGCCCGCTATCTGGTTTCGGAGCTCATCGCCAGCCGGGATTTCGCGGCGTTCCGGGCAGGCTCGGATAAGTGGTCGCGCCAGGAGGGTCCGTACAACGCCTTCTCGGGTTTCGGTCAGATGTGGCTCAACCAGGTCGCCAACAACCTGCCCGATGACCCCGAGGCGCTGAACGTGCTGGTCCGCGCCTTCACCACGCCGGCCACCGTGGATGAGGCGCGCTCCCGGTTCGCCGAGGTCGAGCGGGTGACCCGAGACCTGGCGAGCAAGGGGCAACCGGCCGTCGGGCGAATCCCGTACGTCTTGTCGGTCTTCTGGTCGACGGACGATGTGCAGCCGGGCTGGCCGGTGATGTGGAAGAGCGCGCCGGAGCGGATGTGGGCGCTGGGTTGGCTGCGGACGTGGGAGAACGCCGACCGCTACCTAGCGGTGGTTGAAGCGGCACGCACGTTCTATCCCGACGATGTCCACCGGTTCGAGCGATTGATGTGGTTCCTATCCGAGCGCCAGGGGTTCGTGGGAGTCAACCCCGCCGTGCGGGCGATGTGCGACGAGGCTGCCGGCATCATGGCCACCTACGAGGTGGGCGCGCGCTATCCGGACGAGGAACGTTCGAGTCGGGCAGCCGCTCTCGCCGCCCAACTCAAGGGTGAGCTGCACATCGCCGCCAAGGGGCTTCTGGCGGACTTACGGGCCGCCACGGGACTCGAGCTGGAGACCTCGCAACCGCAGGACCGGATCGCCTCGGACAAGGGGGCTGCGTATCGCGCAGACGCCTACGCCACCTGGTCGCTGCCCGGGGCGGTGTCTGCGGCCGGCCTACGGCTGTGGGCCACGCGGTCGGGGCTTGCGGTCGGCCTGTATGACTGGCGGAACCCGGGCGCCGGTGCAGCGCTTGCCACGGGTCCGCTCCCCTCCGGTCACCGGTTCTTCGAGATCCGGCTCCACCTCACCGGAGACCGGCTCGTTCCGGTCGACGCCGATCCGGGTGGAAGCACGTTCGTGGGGAAGTGGTGGCCCTGGTCCGAGGTTCCCCGGGGCGGTGACCTGAGGGACGCGATACTCGAGGAGGTGGGTCGGCTCAAGCCTCTGGTGAGGCTGGTCGCCGGCCAGGGAGAGGCCGTGCCGGCGACGACCCCCGAGGGGGAGGATCTGGCGGCGGCGCTTGCCAGATTCAAGGCTGAGCGCCCTTACCCGAACGACAAGGACGAGTGGCATGCCGAACAGCGACAGCAGTTCGCTGAGGCCCTCTCACCCGAGAACCTGACCATCTTTGACTTGGACCAGTTCCGGCTACTCGTCAACGGCAAGCGCTACGGCAACCCGGGTCCCCAGTCGGTACTCAACGCAAGCCTTTCGGGCATGGACTCGGTCGCCCTCGACGCCTTCGCCAACAAACTGCGTGAGATCCTCTTCGGTGACGGGGAGGTCGCCACCCGCATCGACCGAGGCCTGGATTGGAAAGACCTCGGCACGAAAGGGCTGGGCGAGAGCGTGCTGCTGAAGCTGTTCGCCGTCACCGATCCCCGGCGCTTCCTGC
Above is a window of Micromonospora yangpuensis DNA encoding:
- a CDS encoding VOC family protein: MSRVTRMNHIGVPVSDLARSVRWYEDVLGIAPNGVTISASNPAIGAVVEVENASMRASFALAGDNVLLELIQYDSPQPKPFTGRNSDVGVMHLCFEVDDLEAAHRDLVERGVHVNADPVVLQDGDGVEAGALAGTKILYLRDPDGIQLELFELPS
- a CDS encoding multicopper oxidase family protein yields the protein MRRRAVLKAFGWGIGGAVALGGGGFGAYYLSAKRDTVGKIAFDTALSIPALAESRTDASGTRVFTLDIQPGETRFKAGKATRTWGVNGTYLGPTIRARRGERIEFAVHNGLDEETSLHWHGMHLPAVMDGGPHQTIAAGATWEPRWTIDQAAATLWYHPHVHGATADHMYRGLAGLFIVDDDRVEALNLPSDYGVDDVPMIVQDRAFDGDQQFEQREPLAGSLGVIGDEILVNGTIGPYFDVTTRLVRLRLLNGSHARLYHFGFSDDRRFSLVATDGGLLAAPWETDRLYLSPGERAEIVVAFEPGERVELRSYPAEHGGVLGRLDGFDDRFDICQFRAADSLSGDAAVPAVLGVAPDLAARPVAQERSFVLASNRINGRSMAMDRIDFGVREGTVEVWEVTNDNGYVHNFHVHDVQFQVLTVDGRAPEPPLRGWKDTVLLVQGKRYRLALRFRDHTDPNMPYMYHCHLLAHEDDGMMGQFVVLGEGEQVGVPPGHHRHP
- a CDS encoding medium chain dehydrogenase/reductase family protein; this encodes MTNAVTTSTTEIVLPGVVDPTGLEVRTRELPAPAAGQVVLRMAATGVSFAEQQMRRGKYYDQPPFPFVPGYDLVGTVTAGGPGVDASLTGRRFAAVTKIGAWATHVLIEAADLVPVPDGVSPAAAETVVVNGITAWQMLHRLATVRAGGVIVVLGANGGVGSTLVQLARHAGIRVIGTASTRHHDAVRALGATPVDYRDPGMYERIRALAPDGVDAVFDHVGGPGVERSWQLLRKGGTLVSYGTAATKDETGNSRLPVLKLFAQLKLWHTLPNHRSAYFYNFWAGHRDLATFRRNLAEDLTQVFRLLADGVLHPQIAAEIPLAEAASALMLAESRTVAGKVILVP
- a CDS encoding McrB family protein, which produces MIHPDDLPRWRRKLDQIEAAVDLDEEVKQRWAKADALRPTRDAEARYLVSELIASRDFAAFRAGSDKWSRQEGPYNAFSGFGQMWLNQVANNLPDDPEALNVLVRAFTTPATVDEARSRFAEVERVTRDLASKGQPAVGRIPYVLSVFWSTDDVQPGWPVMWKSAPERMWALGWLRTWENADRYLAVVEAARTFYPDDVHRFERLMWFLSERQGFVGVNPAVRAMCDEAAGIMATYEVGARYPDEERSSRAAALAAQLKGELHIAAKGLLADLRAATGLELETSQPQDRIASDKGAAYRADAYATWSLPGAVSAAGLRLWATRSGLAVGLYDWRNPGAGAALATGPLPSGHRFFEIRLHLTGDRLVPVDADPGGSTFVGKWWPWSEVPRGGDLRDAILEEVGRLKPLVRLVAGQGEAVPATTPEGEDLAAALARFKAERPYPNDKDEWHAEQRQQFAEALSPENLTIFDLDQFRLLVNGKRYGNPGPQSVLNASLSGMDSVALDAFANKLREILFGDGEVATRIDRGLDWKDLGTKGLGESVLLKLFAVTDPRRFLPIFPLTGPMGKIAMLRRFGLTEPDGALSRGQQHVEANDRLRATLEQLLPGDPWGQGQFAYWMLNHDVVEPVEEEDHIARTAQDLLLPEPFLRELAELLHEKGQLIFYGPPGTGKTYLADRLAGALQQDPERRMLVQFHPSTSYEDFFEGYRPRTDERGQLTYELRSGPLALMAEKAESNPGVPHYLIIDEINRANLPRVLGELLFLLEYRNKAVRTAYRPDEPFELPRNLFFIGTMNTADRSIAMVDAALRRRFHFIPFMPHEGAMRSLLADWLKKNGEPVWVAGLVDQVNERLRVLLKGPHLQIGHSHFMRQGLTGERLARIWDYDVYPFIEDQLYGRPDQLEQFAWAKVHAAYGPSSASGSAAVDAASDDSDESPF